The sequence below is a genomic window from Salicibibacter cibarius.
CGGCATAATAGTCAGAAATCCGTCCATCTTTAAAAGTTAGGTGAAAATCTTCGATGACACCTCCCCCATAGATAAGCGGTTTAGTGGCTACCAGTTTGCCATTTACCTTATTTTTATGGGGAGCTGAAAAAATTTCTTCCGTGGGAATGTTCGGAAAGAACGGTATTCCCTTTTTATCTATAACACCCCCACCGATATAAAGGTGATTTTTAGGCATGCCGACAAATAAATCAGTTCCTCGGCTATTCGTAAAATGCAGGGCTTCAAACTGGCTGTCATTCAGGAATTTTTTCCGGGACTCGAAGGTTCTGTCATGATTTTCCCAGTCTTTTATAGGATTTTTTCCATCTGCCCGAGCTCCTTGTAAGATTAATTGCCATAATGATTGCAGAGCTTCTTCTTTACTTAAGTGGGGAAATACTTTAGTTGCCCATGTAAAGGACGGGACAGCTAGGAGACACCAGCGTACCTCGTGGGATCTAATCTTTGCGTCATGAGCCTTCAACTTGGCGCGAGAGACCTTTTGGAAGCGGCTCATCCGTTCTGTGGAAACATCCTTAAAGGCATCTAAGTTTTCAGAAATAATATGGATGTAAGCAGCACCCGCATCGTCCCACTCCTTAAAGCGGGCAGCTTGCCAGTCGGGAAAGTGATCGATGGCATCATCTGCTGCATGTAAATAAAATTCTTTGGTAGACTGTTCATCTGTCCAATCCATAACCACATTTGAAGCCCCCGCATCATAGGCTGCCGTTTGGATTAGACGTGCAAACGTAACATTTTCTATGTCACTATGAATAATCACTAATTGGTTCTTTTGCACATTTACACCAGCTCGTACAGCAAGCTCCGCATACTTTTTCAACTGTTCTTCGCTAACAAATCCTTTAATCATCACACACTCAGCTCCTAACTCTCCACCATCGCAAATATACAAGCGCCACTTATTCCGCAAAAGTGCCTCGATTGTTGCAAAAAGAATTCCATTTCATTAAGTATTCTTGCTTGTTATTAGAAGACAGAACTATGCAAAATAAACGCCTCTTTTCCAAAAGCAAAGAGACGTCTACTTATTTCTTATAAATATCGCCACGGCTGCCAATCTTCAAAACAAGCACAATGAGATCACCTTGATCAACCTCGAAAATAATTCGGAAATCGCCAACACGCTTTCGAAACGTGCTCGCATAACCTTTCATCCGTGTCACACTGGTATCCGCAAAGGGATTTTTCGCCAATTCCATCAAGGCGCCCATCAACCGGTTTCGAGTAGGTTTATCCATCTTTTTAAGATACTTGGCCGCCTGCTTATCAATCCGCAACTCATACATCTTTAATTTCCTTCTTAAGTTCATCTAGTGTAACATATCCCCCGTCTTTGATACGTTCACGGGCTTCATTTACTTCCTTTTTTATCTCATCATTCAATTCCAATTCCTCTTCATCAAATAAATGACGGAAAAAGTCTTCCATTCGGGGCAGCATTTCTTCCGGCAATTCATCCACCAATCGGTGTAATTCCTTTCGCTCAATCATAGCTAATCACCATCCTGTACTTATTATATCATGTTTACAGGGAATCTGTTCAACTTTTCTAAATAAGGGAGAACATCAATAATAGCTATTCCGTTAAGGGTTTCTTTTCCCTTAACAAGTAGCTTATTTTAACACTGTTTCAAGGAATAAAGAATACTGATTGACCTTTTACTCCAGATAATGATCAGGGAAATGAATACGGCTAACGCGCCCGTAACAAATCAACTATACAGTGAATGGGGTTCACTCTATAAAAAACCATAAGCATCCATACATGAGTGTCATTTCATATGGATTATATGGAACCTGACATAATAAAAAACCAGTAGGCCAAATTAAATCAGTGGTTTACTGGATTTTTCTTGTTTCCTTCATTAATTGAACACGATCTAATGTTTTTATGACTGATGTTTTTTTACATTTGTTGTGAACCACGGGTAATATTGAAAATTTTTCTGATAGTCGCTTTCGATGCCTTTATACTTACAATTTCTTAGCCTCCACTGCCGATAATTCCTCGAGAAAAATAGTTAAACAGGCAGGGAGCCATTTATTTTTATGATAAGCAGTGTAAATGCCGGTATATTCATCAGGTATTTCAATCTCTGATTGTCTCAATTTCCCATTTTCAATTTCGGTCTTGACGGCGAAGAATGGCAATAAAGAGACCCCTAAGCCACTCATAACACATTGCTTTATGGATTCTATACTCGGAAGTTCTATGGTTTTACCGGATCGTTCCCCAGCTCTCTGTAAATACTCTTCAAAAACAGGACGCCAACTGCACGATCGTTCTGGTAGGAACATCGTTTCCTCAGAAGTAGGTTTGTTCAAACCAGTGGAGGAACCAACAAGAACCAGCTTTGATTCTGTTAATGTTTTAATCGTTAATTCATTTGATTGCCAACCTGACATTTCTACGAAAAGGACAATATCATAATCTCCACGCTTGAGTTGTTGCGTGACATTTTGATAATCAATCGCTTTAACTTCCAAATGGATCGCCGGATACTTGGCCATAAAAGATGGAATGAAATCGGGGAGCCAATAAATCATTAACGATTCAGAAACACCCACGATCAATGTTCCTGAGTACTCCTCGTCTCCTCGAACGGCCTCTATGGATTGATGATATAGATTAATCATTTCATCAACAAATGGGTAAAAACGCTTCCCTGCTTCAGTCAGAATAACTGTTTTTCCAAGCCTGTCAAACAATGGTATTTCCATTTCCTTTTCCAGTTCTTTGATATGTGTCGTTACAGAAGATTGAGCGTATCCCAATCTCTCTGCAGCTTTTTTGAATCCTCCGACATCAACAATGGTTTTAAATGTCAAGAGTTGTCGCTGTTCCATACAATCCCCTCTGTTCAATAATATTGAATCGTTCATTCGAATATATCTATTTTACCAAATGATAAACCCATTATATAATAAGGGCACCACAAAATAAAAGCGAATAATGGAAGGGACCAACATAAATACAAATCAATCCTTCCCCACATTTACAACAGGGAGATTTTTTATTGTGTTTTACTTTTTATTGATACTATCCATTGTTTTTGAAGTAGCCGGCGCTTCCTTTATGCCAGCTGCCGCTAACAATTGGAACATGTTCATTGTAGTCATGGGGTTTTGGTATATAGCGCTCATCTTATATATCTATTTAACCTATCAATCAGAAGTGGGGATTATTAGTGCTGTATTTACGGGTGGGGGAACGGTTTTTATTGTATTGTCAGGGATTATTCTTTTTGGAGAAACGATTTCTTTTCTAAAATTCTTTGGTATTGGTTTAATTATTGTAGGGGTGATTGGTATTAATATAAAACCAACATCTTCTTCTGTGAAGGAGACTGAACATTAAATGGGATATGTTTTGTTAGTCCTTAGTTTAGTCACTTCCATAACTGCCAATATCTGCGTCAAGTTATCCTATGGCTTCACAAAAAAATTAGCCAGTATAGGGGCATTTGTATTTTACGGTTTATGCGGGCTATTTTTAGTATTAACCGTGAGATACATGGAGTTAGGCGTTTTATACGGCATTTGGGCAGGACTCACTGTATCAGGAACAGCCTTATTAGGTATGTTTTTCTTCGAAGAAAGCAGCAGCCGAAGAAAGTTAATTTCCATCGGTATCATTATCGTTGGTGTGGTTCTTCTACAATTACATTAATACAGATGAACATCAGTTCTTAGCTTTACTTCACTCAAGAGTATGGCCTGATCATATTATAAAGTCAGCCAGTCATTTTTTCTGGTTGACCTATTTCTAATAAGTTTGTAAGCATGCCCTGAATCCTTGATTATGCTTCGTTCGTATTAAGGAATTAAAATATGAATGTTTTCAGTCATCATCCACGGTTTTTATGGGCTTAGTAAAGGAGAGGACATATCTGGAAAGAGTTTCGGGAGCGTCTTTCATGATAAAATGACCTGCCTCTTAAATAACTTGTAGTTCAGCGCTAGGAATGTCCTTAGCCATTTTTTAGCAGACCTTACTGTTTGCCAACTGTCTTCCCCTGACCTTACAGAATTTGAACTGGCATGGATATCTCTTTTAGCGCTGAAAGGATTACCATCGTGTAACGACTATTATAATGCTGTACTTGATGATAAAAAAACGATACTCTTCCCAAAATGCCTTCATGAGGTGCAAGATACGCTATAAACTCTTGCCGATCTTATAGAATAGAGCTTATGCAATTTCGAGGCCAACCTTATTCAAGATTGCCGCTCTTTTATGGAAGTATTTATGTTTGTTCAATCTCTTTACAAGCCCATGCATCAATCTCTACTTTAAATTTTGGTGCTGCTAATGCGACGACATATATCATTGTAGTGCAAGGAAGATTGTCACCAAGAAAATCTTTAATCACTTGCCTTCTCTTACCTGCTTCAAATTCTCCAACCAGATAAAAAACTAACTTCGTCAAATCTTCTACTTGCATATCAGCATCTTCCAGGTTCTTGCTGATATTGTCTAGTGCTAACTTTAATTGTTCTAATGGGTCTTCGGGAACGTTTCCATCTATACTCATACCTAATTGACCAGATACTGTTAACCATCTATTTGGTTCACTCACTTCAATTTGATGAACATAAGGGGCAACCGGTGCGTGAACGTCCTTCGGGTTTCTCGGTGTTTTCATGCAATCAGTCCTTTTTAAAATTTTATAATCTTCTTTGTCAAGATACGCGCCTTTAACGGATGCTTAATAATATCTCATAAATCTAAACGTTAATTAAATTTTTACAAACATTCCTTATGAATGCGCCAGTGTATATTCCTTCCTCTGCTAAAGCTCCAAGCCAATCCTTTAAAGTAAAACGTTTCTTTTTCTTGTCGGAGTACATAAAATTCCTCACATTATACCCCATTCTTATTACATTGAAACAAGGATGCAAAAGCTGCAAATCGTATGCTAACAAACAAAAATACCTAGGAGTAATACCTATACATTTTTTGCATTATGAAGCTTACTAAGCTTCTGTTCCCAATTCGAGCTGGCGGTAACAACAGCTAACTGAAAAGCAGAAAGACTATTTGAAAGTTTAGTGGTTTCATAACCAAGAACATCGTTGAAGAAGATAGCTAACTCTGTTTTGTTTCCTTGCTTGTCCTCAGCATATAATGCAAATGTGACAATTTGGGCCGTCGATCCTCCCTTGCCGCCTAAATGGTAAAATTTTTCCTGGTTTTTATGATTTTCCATAGGCCATTCCATAATCGGCCGCAAGTGTTCTTGTACAGCCTGAGTAAAATAAGACAAGTCGTTAATTTTTTGTACAACTGAAACATATTCTGACGTTGTGGAACGAATACCTCTTTTAGAGGCCGTATCGTTGAATGCCATATTATGCCATGCCCTTAAATTAACCTGTTCTTTATAAGAACCATCATGGTCTTCGTTTAATTTGGTGTGAATGTTTATGGCCTCATCAATATATGCCTCATGGGACATTTCCTCGATGAGTGTCTGCACTTTTTTTGCATCTGCTTTCTCAAAAATATTGAGCTTATTTTTTTGTGCAATCTCATACGGGATAATAAGTCTTGATACTATCGGATAAATTTGTTCGTGTTTCGGTAATTGAAGGCGTTTTAGCTTGGCGTTAATTCGGTCAAGTCCTAAACGCATCATCAAATATTCCGTGTTGGCGTTGGAACTGTGAGCAATCATTCCTTTGGCAACTTCTTCTAATGAAACGGTTCCACCTTGGAGAAATTCCTTTGATTCCATCGATCTTAACCAAGTTTCATGGGCGCCGCCGTCCGTTCTTGGAATATAATAACGGGACAAATCATGCGTTTTAATTCTCTCGGACACATCAATTTCTCCGTTTGCCGCCTGATGAGCATATTCGATAGCCACGATGATCTTGACTGTACTCGCCAAAGGACGCAATTCATCTGATTGAAAATCAGCAAAATCACTTCCATTTCTCACAATGGACAACGATGCTCTCTTTGGATTATTGGCAATAAACTTTAAAACGTAATCCGCATCAGACTTTTGCATCCAGCGACGTAACCAAAAGAAGCCAAATACCAGTAATAGGAGTATTGTAACCGCTGATGCGATGACATAATAGATCAACATCATCTCCCCTTCATTAAGTTGGTTATATTAAACACAAGAAATATCATGTAATGTTGCTGTTCTTATCATGTGAATTCCCCTCATTAGTTTTTCCGTTATATAACAAAACATTTTTACATCAACTGTTCGCCTAAATCATAGAGGGAATGTATTACTGTTAGGTCTTGATAGGAAATACTATTTTTGCGATTCAACCAAATTCCTTTCATTCCAGCACTGATGCTCGCAACTGCATCTGTTTTAAGTCTATCCCCTACGTAATAACATTTGTCCACTTCACAGTTTGCTTGATAACATGCTTCCAAAAAAATCTTAGTATCAGGTTTAGCTACCCCAATTTCACTTGATGTAAAGATATGTGAAAAATAATTATCTACGCCTGTTTTTTCAAGCTTTTCGGTTTGTTGTGTATAGTTTCCGTTACTTATAATCCCTAATTTATATCCTTTTTGTTTTAAATCCTGCAAGCCAGGATTTACATCATCAAACACCTTCCAGTTTTTCTTATATAACTCCAAATAAATGCTAAACATCTGGTCAGCTTGCGTATCTGTGAGATTTTCTCCGAATAAA
It includes:
- a CDS encoding LysR family transcriptional regulator, translated to MEQRQLLTFKTIVDVGGFKKAAERLGYAQSSVTTHIKELEKEMEIPLFDRLGKTVILTEAGKRFYPFVDEMINLYHQSIEAVRGDEEYSGTLIVGVSESLMIYWLPDFIPSFMAKYPAIHLEVKAIDYQNVTQQLKRGDYDIVLFVEMSGWQSNELTIKTLTESKLVLVGSSTGLNKPTSEETMFLPERSCSWRPVFEEYLQRAGERSGKTIELPSIESIKQCVMSGLGVSLLPFFAVKTEIENGKLRQSEIEIPDEYTGIYTAYHKNKWLPACLTIFLEELSAVEAKKL
- a CDS encoding HAD family hydrolase, encoding MIFFDIDETLLDHGYAENRGALDFYHQHSYFLNLTAKDFLIKWGESSKAYFQKFLNNEMSFEDQRRMRIKDLFGENLTDTQADQMFSIYLELYKKNWKVFDDVNPGLQDLKQKGYKLGIISNGNYTQQTEKLEKTGVDNYFSHIFTSSEIGVAKPDTKIFLEACYQANCEVDKCYYVGDRLKTDAVASISAGMKGIWLNRKNSISYQDLTVIHSLYDLGEQLM
- a CDS encoding RidA family protein, producing the protein MKTPRNPKDVHAPVAPYVHQIEVSEPNRWLTVSGQLGMSIDGNVPEDPLEQLKLALDNISKNLEDADMQVEDLTKLVFYLVGEFEAGKRRQVIKDFLGDNLPCTTMIYVVALAAPKFKVEIDAWACKEIEQT
- a CDS encoding serine hydrolase, producing the protein MIYYVIASAVTILLLLVFGFFWLRRWMQKSDADYVLKFIANNPKRASLSIVRNGSDFADFQSDELRPLASTVKIIVAIEYAHQAANGEIDVSERIKTHDLSRYYIPRTDGGAHETWLRSMESKEFLQGGTVSLEEVAKGMIAHSSNANTEYLMMRLGLDRINAKLKRLQLPKHEQIYPIVSRLIIPYEIAQKNKLNIFEKADAKKVQTLIEEMSHEAYIDEAINIHTKLNEDHDGSYKEQVNLRAWHNMAFNDTASKRGIRSTTSEYVSVVQKINDLSYFTQAVQEHLRPIMEWPMENHKNQEKFYHLGGKGGSTAQIVTFALYAEDKQGNKTELAIFFNDVLGYETTKLSNSLSAFQLAVVTASSNWEQKLSKLHNAKNV
- a CDS encoding aminopeptidase; its protein translation is MIKGFVSEEQLKKYAELAVRAGVNVQKNQLVIIHSDIENVTFARLIQTAAYDAGASNVVMDWTDEQSTKEFYLHAADDAIDHFPDWQAARFKEWDDAGAAYIHIISENLDAFKDVSTERMSRFQKVSRAKLKAHDAKIRSHEVRWCLLAVPSFTWATKVFPHLSKEEALQSLWQLILQGARADGKNPIKDWENHDRTFESRKKFLNDSQFEALHFTNSRGTDLFVGMPKNHLYIGGGVIDKKGIPFFPNIPTEEIFSAPHKNKVNGKLVATKPLIYGGGVIEDFHLTFKDGRISDYYAATGQEALQRLIETDEGSHYLGEIALVSNHSPLSQANTLFYNTLFDENTACHIGIGNASPSNLQNGSNLSEEELKAAGLNTSLLLVNVTFGSEDMKVVGIKEGGTEVLLMKDGDFQF
- a CDS encoding type II toxin-antitoxin system RelE family toxin → MYELRIDKQAAKYLKKMDKPTRNRLMGALMELAKNPFADTSVTRMKGYASTFRKRVGDFRIIFEVDQGDLIVLVLKIGSRGDIYKK
- a CDS encoding DMT family transporter, whose protein sequence is MGYVLLVLSLVTSITANICVKLSYGFTKKLASIGAFVFYGLCGLFLVLTVRYMELGVLYGIWAGLTVSGTALLGMFFFEESSSRRKLISIGIIIVGVVLLQLH
- a CDS encoding DMT family transporter; protein product: MFYFLLILSIVFEVAGASFMPAAANNWNMFIVVMGFWYIALILYIYLTYQSEVGIISAVFTGGGTVFIVLSGIILFGETISFLKFFGIGLIIVGVIGINIKPTSSSVKETEH